One genomic segment of Dehalogenimonas alkenigignens includes these proteins:
- a CDS encoding zinc-ribbon domain containing protein: MAQDKIIQCADCGADFTFSASEQEFFASKGFTNEPKRCPSCRQTRKQTRGGGGGASAGGPRQMFPAVCAACGRETQVPFEPRNGRPVYCSDCFAKSKSAY, from the coding sequence ATGGCCCAGGACAAAATCATCCAATGCGCAGACTGCGGCGCTGATTTCACCTTCAGCGCTTCCGAGCAGGAGTTCTTCGCCTCCAAGGGCTTCACCAACGAGCCCAAACGCTGCCCTTCCTGCCGCCAAACCCGGAAACAGACCCGCGGTGGTGGCGGCGGCGCTTCCGCCGGCGGTCCCCGCCAGATGTTCCCCGCTGTCTGCGCCGCGTGCGGCCGCGAGACCCAGGTCCCCTTCGAACCGCGCAACGGCCGCCCTGTTTACTGCAGCGATTGTTTCGCCAAGTCCAAAAGCGCCTACTAA
- a CDS encoding adenylate kinase family protein has translation MNNFKRLPQAVLLLGPTGSGKTPLGEALEKSGFRGRRCRHFDFGASLRSCAAGLGPEFTPAELQVVRESLATGVLLKDQQFPIAAKILNEFISRTDRDSLIILNGLPRHTGQAAALNSLVEMAGVIVLECDAATVMRRIASDTGGDRGGRSDDGASMVARKLTIYEQQTTPLIEYYRSLGVPLLLVAVGKNDGAETLRLAAEAAHEVI, from the coding sequence GTGAATAATTTTAAACGATTGCCTCAGGCTGTTTTGCTGCTGGGTCCTACCGGCTCCGGAAAGACGCCGCTCGGCGAGGCGCTGGAGAAAAGCGGGTTTCGCGGCAGGCGATGTCGCCATTTTGATTTTGGTGCCAGCCTGCGTAGCTGCGCGGCGGGGCTCGGTCCTGAATTCACTCCCGCCGAGCTCCAGGTAGTACGAGAGTCACTGGCTACGGGCGTGCTGTTAAAAGACCAACAATTCCCGATCGCCGCAAAGATTCTGAACGAGTTCATTTCCAGAACAGATAGGGACAGTCTCATCATCCTGAATGGCTTGCCGCGGCATACCGGTCAGGCGGCGGCGCTGAACAGCCTGGTTGAAATGGCTGGGGTAATTGTCCTGGAATGTGACGCCGCAACGGTGATGAGGCGAATTGCAAGCGATACAGGGGGTGATCGGGGCGGTCGCAGTGATGACGGCGCTTCCATGGTAGCTAGAAAACTGACGATATATGAGCAGCAGACGACGCCCCTGATAGAATATTACCGGAGCCTCGGGGTACCGCTTCTATTGGTGGCTGTCGGCAAGAACGACGGCGCCGAAACATTAAGGCTTGCCGCTGAAGCGGCTCACGAAGTCATTTGA
- a CDS encoding response regulator codes for MPELLTVREVADYLRVTQKTVYRLLQQGSIPALKVSHSWRFDKAAIDEWLRSTAVGAKATILVVDDDQTIRDLFRDILEDAGHRVITAGSGAEALEYIKAKDFALVFLDLKMPGMSGADVLRKIRALDPDLPVTIITGFPDSESMAQALSQGPFGVMNKPFGEADVLNAVKSFIRIGRS; via the coding sequence ATGCCGGAATTACTGACTGTGCGTGAAGTTGCGGATTACCTTAGGGTGACCCAGAAGACGGTCTACAGACTGCTGCAGCAGGGATCGATTCCGGCGCTCAAGGTGAGCCACAGCTGGCGGTTCGACAAAGCCGCCATTGACGAATGGCTGCGCTCGACAGCGGTCGGTGCCAAAGCCACTATACTTGTCGTCGACGACGACCAGACAATCCGTGACCTGTTCCGGGATATCCTCGAAGACGCCGGTCATCGTGTCATCACTGCGGGTTCAGGCGCTGAGGCGCTGGAATATATTAAAGCCAAGGATTTCGCCCTGGTCTTCCTTGATCTCAAGATGCCGGGTATGAGCGGCGCTGACGTCCTGCGTAAGATCCGCGCGTTAGATCCGGATTTGCCGGTGACCATCATCACCGGATTCCCTGATTCCGAATCAATGGCTCAGGCGCTGTCGCAGGGTCCGTTTGGCGTAATGAACAAGCCTTTCGGAGAGGCTGATGTTCTTAACGCGGTGAAAAGCTTCATCCGCATCGGCCGAAGC